A single Sphingomonas kaistensis DNA region contains:
- a CDS encoding vgr related protein yields MSAERPLTRGEIEMAHSVFGDSIDYGAVRLVRGKWWPFQPRGIVMAPCGHIHFHPDDPNWREDFSTAEWSLQGLFIHEMTHVWQTNRAGRFYLPLMRHPFCRYTYHFREGRPFLRYGLEQQAELVRHAFLQRQGIHLVKAAPLHCIEPLLPFAPSAVCSNEVTAVD; encoded by the coding sequence ATGAGTGCTGAGCGTCCTCTTACCCGAGGCGAGATCGAGATGGCCCATTCGGTGTTCGGCGACAGCATCGATTATGGCGCGGTTCGGCTGGTGCGCGGCAAATGGTGGCCGTTTCAGCCGCGCGGAATTGTGATGGCGCCGTGCGGGCATATCCATTTCCATCCCGACGATCCCAATTGGCGCGAGGATTTCAGCACGGCGGAATGGTCGCTGCAGGGGCTTTTCATCCACGAGATGACGCATGTCTGGCAAACAAATCGCGCCGGGCGCTTTTATCTCCCGCTGATGCGACACCCCTTCTGCCGCTACACTTATCACTTTCGCGAAGGGCGCCCCTTCCTGCGCTATGGCCTCGAACAGCAGGCCGAGCTCGTCCGCCACGCTTTTCTCCAGCGCCAAGGCATTCATCTGGTCAAGGCAGCACCGCTCCACTGCATCGAGCCCCTCCTTCCCTTCGCCCCCTCAGCGGTATGTAGCAACGAAGTCACAGCTGTGGACTGA
- a CDS encoding leucyl aminopeptidase family protein — protein MTDFAALLRPDRGEPAHPLHLVDTALLPEWLKAHAGQRRPLVDAARFEGKAGQILIIPGAGPYAEFEVLVGVGKLAALTPWCLAAAAERLPEGTYRIAGEMPPGAAALGWLLAQHRLTRYKSKPDAPVGPRVLLSAEPAKVEGTIRLAEATALVRDLVDTPAADLGPAELERAVRDWAGPAGIEVEVTKGDALEQGYPLIHAVGAAATAARAPRLIEARWGDPAHPKLAIVGKGVVFDTGGLDLKPAAGMRLMKKDMGGAAHALALARLIVAERWPVRLHLLIPAVENAVSDNAFRPGDILTSRHGLTVEIDNTDAEGRLILADALTRACEEGAATIIDFATLTGAARVALGPDLPATFSNDDSLAADLLAAGTEAGDPLWRLPLWDGYDDMLKSELADMSNSADSPFAGTITAALFLRRFVSDGIAWAHFDTFAWRPAPKPGRPKGGEALGLRAVHAALARRFRRQ, from the coding sequence ATGACCGATTTTGCTGCCCTGCTCCGCCCCGATCGCGGTGAGCCCGCCCACCCCCTCCACCTCGTCGACACCGCCCTGTTGCCCGAATGGCTGAAAGCCCACGCCGGCCAGCGCCGTCCGCTGGTCGACGCCGCCCGGTTCGAAGGCAAGGCGGGCCAGATCCTGATCATCCCCGGCGCCGGCCCCTATGCCGAGTTCGAAGTGCTGGTCGGCGTCGGCAAGCTCGCCGCGCTCACCCCCTGGTGCCTCGCCGCGGCGGCCGAGCGTCTGCCCGAAGGCACCTATCGCATCGCCGGCGAAATGCCACCCGGCGCCGCCGCGCTCGGCTGGCTGCTCGCTCAGCATCGCCTGACGCGCTACAAGAGCAAGCCCGACGCGCCGGTCGGTCCGCGCGTCCTGCTCAGTGCCGAACCGGCAAAGGTCGAGGGGACTATCCGCCTCGCCGAAGCGACCGCGCTGGTCCGCGACCTCGTCGACACCCCCGCCGCCGACCTCGGCCCCGCCGAACTCGAACGCGCCGTCCGCGACTGGGCCGGCCCCGCCGGCATAGAGGTCGAGGTCACCAAGGGCGACGCGCTTGAGCAGGGCTATCCGCTGATCCACGCGGTCGGCGCCGCCGCCACCGCAGCCCGCGCGCCCCGCCTGATCGAAGCTCGCTGGGGCGACCCCGCGCATCCTAAGCTCGCGATCGTCGGCAAGGGCGTGGTGTTCGACACCGGCGGCCTCGACCTCAAGCCCGCCGCCGGCATGCGGTTGATGAAAAAGGACATGGGCGGGGCGGCCCACGCGCTGGCGCTGGCCCGCCTGATCGTCGCCGAACGCTGGCCGGTCCGACTCCACCTCCTCATCCCGGCGGTCGAAAATGCGGTGTCCGACAACGCCTTCCGCCCCGGCGACATCCTCACCAGCCGCCACGGCCTCACCGTCGAAATCGACAACACCGACGCCGAAGGCCGCCTGATCCTCGCCGACGCGCTGACCCGGGCGTGCGAAGAAGGCGCGGCGACCATCATCGATTTCGCCACCCTCACCGGGGCTGCCCGCGTCGCGCTCGGGCCCGATCTACCGGCGACCTTCAGCAACGACGACAGCCTTGCCGCCGATCTCCTCGCCGCCGGGACCGAGGCCGGCGATCCGCTGTGGCGCCTGCCGCTGTGGGACGGATATGACGACATGCTGAAAAGCGAGCTTGCCGACATGTCCAACAGTGCCGATTCGCCCTTCGCCGGCACCATCACCGCGGCGCTGTTTCTCCGCCGCTTCGTGTCCGACGGCATCGCTTGGGCCCATTTCGACACCTTCGCCTGGCGCCCCGCGCCCAAGCCCGGCCGGCCCAAGGGCGGCGAGGCGCTTGGACTCAGGGCGGTGCATGCCGCCCTGGCGCGCCGTTTCCGTCGTCAATAG
- a CDS encoding DUF3833 family protein gives MPSSVTARAAIPLAFLLGACAPPDLPAGTTSLDPVAFFTGDTRGSGVLDPIVGKTVPVTVESRGVPQGDTLTLTQRIAEGTKPPRTRVWTIRTLPSGGYLSTLTDAKGMVSIDLRGPRAYLGYTTPSGIKIKQELALQPDGSTILNRLEAYKFGIRVAILHETIRKPVAQ, from the coding sequence ATGCCCTCGTCCGTAACCGCTAGGGCGGCGATCCCACTGGCCTTCCTCCTCGGCGCTTGCGCCCCGCCCGACCTTCCCGCCGGCACCACCTCGCTCGACCCGGTCGCCTTTTTCACCGGCGACACCCGCGGCAGCGGCGTGCTCGACCCGATCGTCGGCAAGACCGTTCCGGTCACGGTGGAAAGTCGCGGCGTCCCCCAAGGCGATACCCTGACCCTCACCCAGCGCATCGCCGAGGGTACGAAGCCGCCGCGCACCCGCGTCTGGACGATCCGCACCTTGCCCTCCGGCGGCTATCTCAGCACCCTCACCGACGCCAAGGGAATGGTCAGCATCGACCTGCGCGGCCCCCGGGCCTACCTCGGCTACACCACGCCGAGCGGCATAAAGATCAAGCAGGAACTTGCGCTCCAGCCCGACGGCAGCACCATCCTCAATCGGCTCGAAGCCTATAAATTCGGGATCCGCGTCGCGATCCTCCACGAGACGATCCGCAAGCCGGTTGCACAATAG
- a CDS encoding SDR family oxidoreductase, translating into MRRLEDKLCIVTGAARGIGHAIAARFCEEGARVVMTDLDEAVGLPAAEALGAEFVLLDVRDEDHWAELARLHPACDVLVNNAGVTGFEGQPAAHDPENASLAEWHAVHRTNLDGTFLGCRYAIRAMKAKGEGSIINISSRSGLVGIPGAAAYASSKAAIRNHSKSVALYCAQQGWRIRCNSVHPAAILTPMWEALIGDGPDREAKMAAMVADTPLRRFGTPEEVAAMVAYLAADESAYVTGSEFHIDGGLLAGSAASPGD; encoded by the coding sequence TTGAGGCGGCTCGAGGATAAGCTCTGCATCGTGACCGGCGCCGCCCGCGGCATCGGTCACGCCATCGCCGCGCGCTTCTGCGAGGAAGGCGCCCGCGTGGTCATGACCGACCTCGACGAAGCCGTCGGCCTCCCCGCCGCCGAAGCGCTCGGCGCCGAATTTGTCCTTCTCGATGTGCGCGACGAAGACCATTGGGCCGAACTCGCCCGCCTCCACCCCGCCTGCGACGTGCTGGTCAACAACGCCGGCGTCACCGGCTTCGAAGGCCAGCCCGCCGCCCACGATCCCGAGAATGCCAGTCTCGCCGAATGGCACGCGGTCCACCGCACCAACCTCGACGGCACCTTCCTCGGCTGCCGCTACGCCATCCGTGCGATGAAGGCCAAGGGCGAGGGCTCGATCATCAACATCTCCTCGCGCTCGGGCCTCGTCGGCATTCCCGGCGCCGCCGCCTATGCCTCGTCCAAGGCCGCGATCCGCAATCACAGCAAGTCGGTCGCGCTCTACTGCGCTCAGCAGGGTTGGCGCATCCGCTGCAACAGCGTCCACCCCGCCGCCATCCTCACCCCCATGTGGGAAGCCCTGATCGGCGACGGCCCCGACCGCGAGGCAAAGATGGCGGCGATGGTCGCCGACACCCCGCTCCGCCGTTTCGGCACCCCGGAAGAGGTCGCCGCCATGGTCGCCTATCTCGCCGCCGACGAAAGCGCCTATGTCACCGGCTCGGAATTCCACATCGACGGCGGCCTCCTCGCCGGGTCGGCCGCCAGCCCCGGCGACTGA
- a CDS encoding MarR family winged helix-turn-helix transcriptional regulator: MRALVGYVRSGEPDLTNRQMALLMIVYLTPGPHTVRGLARVLGVSKPVVTRALNTLGALGYLRRERDQDDRRNVFVVRTSSGADFLEGFKRNIRGSERGGERGDADRRPALGQLAHAHR, from the coding sequence ATGCGGGCCCTTGTTGGTTACGTCCGGTCCGGCGAACCCGATCTCACGAACCGGCAGATGGCTCTGCTGATGATCGTCTACCTCACCCCCGGCCCCCATACGGTCCGCGGTCTGGCCCGCGTGCTGGGAGTTTCCAAACCGGTCGTCACCCGCGCCTTGAATACCTTAGGTGCGCTCGGCTATCTGCGCCGCGAACGAGATCAGGACGACCGGCGAAACGTGTTCGTCGTGCGGACCAGCAGCGGGGCGGATTTCCTTGAAGGTTTCAAGCGCAACATCAGGGGCAGCGAGCGTGGCGGCGAGCGCGGCGACGCTGACCGGCGGCCAGCCCTCGGACAGCTCGCCCACGCGCATCGCTGA
- the acs gene encoding acetate--CoA ligase, producing the protein MTPTELAALHEAYASDPHAFWLDQARRLDWERFPERSGDFSFDRADFHIRWYEDGVLNLSVNCLDRHLPQRADDTALVFEPDEPGAGRSVTYAELYADTCRFAHLLKERGVGKGDRVMIYMPMIPEAAAAMLACARIGAVHSVVFGGFSPESLAGRIDDCGARVVITADEGVRGGKRIPLKANVDAACDLSQGIDTVIVVTRTGGDIAMREGRDLRWEDHQDRLANDCPAEPMAAEDPLFILYTSGSTGKPKGVVHTTGGYAVWAATTFAWVFEPKPDDLFWCTADIGWITGHSYTLYGPLMAGTPTVMFDGVPTYPDASRLWETIDRLGVTILYTAPTAIRALMREGDEPVRKHNRQSLRLLGTVGEPINPEAWRWYHDVVGDGRLAIVDTWWQTETGGVLMTPLPGATSMKPGSACQPLPGIEPLLVDAEGREITGNDVSGNLCLRGSWPGQMRTVWGDPQRFIDTYFTTYPGLYFTGDGCRRDEDGDYWITGRVDDVINVSGHRIGTAEVESALVAHPLVAEAAVVAAPHDLKGQGIHAFVTLNAGEQGGDHIVRELHAEVRKHIGALAIPERIQFAPGLPKTRSGKIMRRILRKIAEGQLDQLGDTSTLADPGVVDALVRNR; encoded by the coding sequence ATGACCCCGACCGAGCTCGCCGCGCTGCACGAGGCTTACGCCTCCGATCCCCACGCCTTCTGGCTGGATCAGGCGCGGCGGCTCGACTGGGAACGCTTTCCGGAGCGATCGGGAGACTTCTCGTTCGATCGCGCCGACTTTCACATCCGCTGGTATGAGGACGGCGTCCTCAACCTCTCGGTCAATTGCCTCGACCGCCACCTGCCGCAGCGCGCCGACGACACCGCGCTGGTCTTCGAACCCGACGAGCCCGGCGCCGGCCGCTCGGTCACCTATGCCGAACTCTACGCCGACACCTGCCGCTTCGCCCACCTCCTGAAGGAGCGCGGGGTCGGCAAGGGCGACCGGGTGATGATCTACATGCCGATGATTCCCGAGGCGGCGGCGGCAATGCTTGCCTGCGCGCGGATCGGCGCGGTTCATTCGGTGGTGTTCGGCGGCTTCTCGCCCGAAAGCCTCGCCGGCCGGATCGACGATTGCGGTGCGCGCGTCGTCATCACCGCCGACGAGGGCGTGCGCGGCGGCAAGCGCATTCCATTGAAAGCCAATGTCGATGCCGCCTGCGACCTGTCGCAGGGCATCGATACCGTCATCGTCGTCACCCGCACCGGCGGCGACATCGCGATGCGCGAAGGCCGGGACCTGCGCTGGGAAGATCATCAGGACCGCCTCGCCAACGACTGCCCGGCCGAACCGATGGCCGCCGAAGACCCCCTGTTCATTCTCTACACCTCGGGCTCGACCGGAAAGCCCAAGGGCGTGGTCCACACCACTGGCGGCTATGCCGTCTGGGCCGCGACCACTTTCGCCTGGGTGTTCGAACCCAAGCCCGACGACCTCTTCTGGTGCACCGCCGACATCGGCTGGATCACCGGCCACAGCTACACCCTCTACGGCCCGCTGATGGCCGGCACCCCCACCGTCATGTTCGACGGCGTCCCGACCTATCCCGACGCCAGCCGCCTGTGGGAGACCATCGACCGCCTCGGTGTCACCATCCTCTACACCGCCCCCACCGCCATCCGCGCCTTGATGCGCGAAGGCGATGAGCCGGTGCGTAAACACAACCGCCAATCGCTCCGCCTGCTCGGCACCGTCGGCGAGCCGATCAATCCCGAGGCGTGGCGCTGGTATCACGACGTGGTCGGCGACGGCCGCCTCGCCATCGTCGACACCTGGTGGCAGACCGAAACCGGCGGCGTCCTCATGACCCCGCTTCCCGGCGCCACTTCGATGAAACCCGGCAGCGCTTGCCAACCCCTGCCCGGTATCGAGCCCTTGCTGGTCGATGCCGAAGGACGCGAGATCACCGGCAACGACGTCAGCGGCAACCTTTGCCTGCGCGGCTCGTGGCCCGGCCAGATGCGCACCGTCTGGGGCGATCCGCAGCGCTTCATCGACACCTATTTCACGACCTACCCCGGCCTCTACTTCACCGGCGACGGCTGCCGCCGGGACGAGGACGGCGATTACTGGATCACCGGCCGGGTCGACGATGTCATCAACGTCTCGGGCCACCGCATCGGCACCGCCGAGGTCGAAAGCGCGCTGGTCGCCCACCCGCTGGTCGCCGAAGCCGCCGTGGTCGCCGCCCCGCACGATCTGAAGGGCCAGGGCATCCACGCCTTCGTTACCTTGAACGCCGGCGAACAAGGTGGCGATCACATCGTTCGCGAGCTTCATGCCGAAGTCCGCAAGCACATCGGCGCGCTCGCCATTCCCGAACGCATCCAGTTCGCTCCCGGCCTGCCCAAGACCCGCTCGGGCAAGATCATGCGCCGAATCCTCCGCAAGATCGCTGAAGGCCAGTTGGACCAGCTCGGCGACACCAGCACCCTTGCAGACCCCGGAGTCGTCGATGCCCTCGTCCGTAACCGCTAG
- a CDS encoding SH3 domain-containing protein translates to MADIALAGTVIASHYVEPLQCHLKHGATLRASPSETGDALGELEPGASVRILDKRSGWAWGYAGGLVGYVPAAALTA, encoded by the coding sequence TTGGCAGACATCGCGCTCGCCGGGACGGTGATCGCATCGCACTATGTCGAACCGCTGCAATGTCATCTGAAGCATGGCGCGACGCTGCGTGCGTCGCCTTCTGAGACGGGCGATGCCTTAGGCGAGCTTGAGCCCGGCGCCTCGGTCCGCATTCTCGACAAGCGTAGCGGTTGGGCCTGGGGCTACGCCGGCGGGCTGGTCGGCTATGTCCCGGCCGCTGCCCTGACCGCATGA
- the fabF gene encoding beta-ketoacyl-ACP synthase II, translated as MRRVVVTGLGLVTPLGCDVETAWSNILASKSGAGPITRFDASDQKCQIACEVKPADHEYGFDPGKRVDHKIQRQVDPFIVFGLDAAGQALEDAGLTDMSEEMKLRAGCSIGSGIGGLPGIESESLVLAEKGPGRVSPHFVHGRLINLISGQVSIKYGLMGPNHAVVTACSTGAHSIGDAARMIRDDDADIMVAGGAEATICPIGVAGFAQARALNMSYNDRPEQASRPYDKDRDGFVMGEGAGVVVLEEYEHAKARGAKIYAEVVGYGLSGDAYHVTAPHPHGAGAENAMRMALRKAGMEPGDIDYINAHGTSTMADTIELAAAKRVFGDDLGGASMSSTKSAIGHLLGGAGAVESIFCILAIRDQIVPPTLNLDTPDEGTEGVDLVPLVAKKREVKAVLNNSFGFGGTNASLVMKAV; from the coding sequence ATGCGTCGTGTCGTGGTGACGGGTCTCGGGTTGGTGACGCCGCTGGGGTGCGATGTCGAAACCGCCTGGAGCAATATCCTGGCGTCCAAGAGCGGCGCCGGGCCGATCACGCGCTTCGATGCCTCCGACCAGAAGTGCCAGATCGCCTGCGAGGTGAAGCCCGCCGATCACGAATATGGTTTCGATCCGGGCAAACGCGTCGATCACAAGATCCAGCGCCAGGTCGATCCGTTCATCGTCTTCGGGCTCGATGCGGCCGGACAGGCGCTCGAGGATGCAGGCCTGACCGACATGTCGGAAGAAATGAAGCTGCGCGCCGGCTGCTCAATCGGGAGCGGCATCGGCGGTCTTCCCGGCATCGAAAGCGAAAGCCTGGTGCTCGCCGAAAAGGGACCGGGCCGCGTGTCGCCGCATTTCGTCCACGGCCGCCTGATCAATCTCATCTCGGGCCAGGTATCGATCAAATACGGCCTGATGGGGCCGAACCATGCGGTGGTGACCGCCTGCTCGACCGGCGCGCATTCGATCGGCGATGCGGCACGGATGATCCGCGATGACGACGCGGACATCATGGTCGCGGGCGGCGCGGAAGCCACCATTTGCCCGATCGGCGTGGCCGGTTTCGCCCAGGCCCGCGCGCTCAACATGAGCTATAACGACCGGCCCGAGCAGGCCAGCCGCCCCTACGACAAGGACCGCGACGGCTTCGTCATGGGCGAAGGCGCGGGCGTCGTGGTGCTCGAGGAATATGAGCATGCCAAGGCGCGTGGCGCCAAGATCTATGCCGAGGTGGTCGGTTACGGCCTGTCGGGCGACGCCTATCACGTGACCGCGCCGCACCCGCATGGCGCCGGCGCCGAAAACGCGATGCGGATGGCGTTGCGCAAGGCTGGCATGGAGCCGGGCGATATCGATTATATCAACGCCCACGGCACCTCGACCATGGCCGACACGATCGAGCTGGCCGCAGCCAAGCGGGTGTTCGGCGACGACCTTGGCGGCGCATCGATGAGCAGCACCAAGTCGGCGATCGGCCACCTGCTGGGCGGCGCTGGCGCGGTGGAAAGCATCTTCTGCATCCTCGCGATCCGCGACCAGATCGTGCCGCCGACGCTTAATCTCGACACGCCGGACGAGGGGACCGAAGGGGTCGATCTGGTGCCGCTGGTCGCCAAGAAGCGCGAGGTGAAGGCGGTGCTGAACAACAGCTTCGGCTTCGGCGGGACCAACGCCAGCCTGGTGATGAAGGCGGTCTAA
- a CDS encoding acyl carrier protein yields MSETAERVKKIVVEHLGVEAEKVTEEASFIDDLGADSLDIVELVMAFEEEFGVEIPDDAAEKITTVKDAIDYIDQHQS; encoded by the coding sequence ATGAGCGAGACCGCAGAACGGGTGAAGAAGATCGTCGTCGAGCACCTGGGCGTCGAAGCCGAAAAGGTGACGGAAGAGGCGAGCTTCATCGACGATCTCGGTGCCGACAGCCTCGACATCGTCGAGCTGGTCATGGCGTTCGAGGAAGAATTCGGCGTGGAGATCCCCGACGACGCGGCGGAGAAGATCACCACCGTCAAGGATGCGATCGACTACATCGACCAGCACCAGAGCTAA
- the mltG gene encoding endolytic transglycosylase MltG gives MIRVLLGAIVAGLLAAVAAVTLLWWSGGAAKAETVTVTEGATLTSLCPDLERRGLIPGNCTTYRLFARVLGSADGIQVGEFEIPAGTSGAQLLDILQHGQPVQRLVTIPEGTPSILVAEKLAAVPYLTGPVPDIAEGSVLPDSYSFARGEPRAAVAARMKAAMDKTLAELWAKRKVGTCPVSTPQEAITLASIVEKETGKPAERRAVAGVYCNRLKIGMKLDADPTVIYPITKGKPLGRRILRSELDADTGYNTYRRAGLPLGPIANPGRASIAAVLDPEPNQYLYFVADGTGGHVFARTLAEHNANVQKWFAIRRARGEM, from the coding sequence ATGATCCGCGTCCTTCTCGGAGCGATCGTCGCGGGGCTGCTGGCTGCCGTAGCGGCGGTGACGCTGCTGTGGTGGTCGGGCGGCGCCGCCAAGGCCGAGACCGTCACCGTGACCGAGGGCGCGACCCTCACCAGCCTCTGCCCCGATCTCGAACGACGCGGCCTCATTCCCGGCAACTGCACGACGTATCGCCTGTTCGCCCGCGTGCTCGGCTCCGCCGACGGCATTCAGGTGGGCGAGTTCGAGATTCCGGCCGGCACCAGCGGCGCGCAATTGCTCGACATCCTGCAGCATGGCCAGCCGGTCCAGCGCCTCGTCACCATTCCCGAAGGCACGCCGAGCATCCTCGTCGCCGAGAAGCTCGCCGCCGTGCCCTATTTGACCGGTCCGGTCCCCGACATCGCCGAAGGATCGGTCCTCCCCGACAGCTACAGCTTCGCCAGAGGCGAACCGCGCGCGGCGGTGGCGGCGCGGATGAAAGCTGCGATGGATAAGACGCTGGCCGAGCTGTGGGCCAAGCGGAAGGTCGGCACCTGCCCCGTCTCGACCCCGCAGGAAGCGATCACCCTCGCCTCGATCGTCGAAAAGGAAACCGGCAAGCCCGCCGAGCGCCGCGCCGTCGCGGGGGTCTATTGCAACCGGCTCAAGATCGGCATGAAGCTCGATGCCGACCCGACGGTCATCTATCCGATCACCAAGGGCAAACCGCTCGGCCGCCGCATTCTCCGGTCGGAGCTTGACGCTGACACCGGCTACAACACCTATCGCCGCGCCGGCCTGCCGCTCGGGCCGATCGCCAACCCCGGCCGCGCCAGCATCGCCGCGGTGCTCGATCCCGAGCCCAACCAATATCTCTACTTCGTCGCCGACGGCACCGGCGGGCACGTCTTCGCCAGGACGCTGGCCGAGCACAATGCCAACGTCCAGAAGTGGTTCGCCATCCGCCGCGCCCGCGGCGAGATGTAA
- the rimO gene encoding 30S ribosomal protein S12 methylthiotransferase RimO → MATVLPTPPRVGMVSLGCPKNLVDSERILGQLRSDGYQMSADYEGADVVLVNTCGFLDSAKEESLEAIGEALAENGRVIVTGCMGREAEVIRARFPNVLAITGAHAYEDVVAAVHDAAPAPRSPYLDLVPQATPHLKLTPRHYSYLKISEGCNHRCAFCIIPQIRGDLVSRRPDAILREAEKLLAQGTRELLVISQDTSAYGLDLKHAAWPWKGSDVRAHMTDLARALGELRAPDGTRPWVRLHYVYPYPHVDRVMPLMAEGLILPYLDIPFQHASPKVLKAMRRPANEARVLERLVQWRREVPDIAIRSSFVVGFPGETEEDFEYLLQWLAEARLDRVGAFRFEPVEGAPANDLPGHVSPEVKEERYARVMELTARISAEKLAAKVGTEVEVIIDAVDAETGGATGRSKADAPEIDGEVHLRDAGHLAAGDFATVMVEEADEHDLFGVPVEEQAIEAARG, encoded by the coding sequence ATGGCTACCGTCCTCCCCACCCCGCCGCGCGTCGGCATGGTCAGTCTCGGCTGTCCCAAGAACCTCGTCGACAGCGAGCGGATCCTCGGACAACTGCGCTCCGACGGTTATCAGATGAGCGCCGACTACGAAGGCGCCGACGTCGTTCTGGTCAACACTTGCGGCTTTCTCGATTCCGCCAAGGAAGAAAGCCTCGAAGCGATCGGCGAAGCGCTGGCTGAAAACGGCCGGGTCATCGTCACTGGCTGCATGGGCCGCGAGGCCGAGGTCATCCGCGCCCGCTTTCCCAACGTCCTCGCGATCACCGGAGCGCACGCCTACGAGGACGTGGTCGCCGCCGTGCACGACGCCGCCCCGGCGCCGCGCTCGCCCTATCTCGACCTCGTGCCGCAGGCGACGCCGCACCTCAAGCTGACTCCCAGGCACTACAGCTACCTGAAGATTTCCGAGGGCTGCAATCACCGCTGCGCCTTCTGCATCATCCCGCAGATCCGCGGCGATCTCGTGTCGCGCCGCCCGGACGCCATCCTGCGCGAGGCCGAAAAGCTCCTCGCCCAGGGCACGCGCGAGCTGCTGGTCATCAGCCAGGACACCAGCGCCTACGGCCTCGACCTCAAGCATGCCGCCTGGCCGTGGAAGGGCTCGGACGTCCGCGCCCACATGACCGACCTCGCCCGCGCGCTGGGTGAGCTTCGCGCTCCCGACGGCACCAGGCCGTGGGTCCGCCTTCACTACGTCTACCCCTATCCCCACGTCGACCGGGTCATGCCGCTGATGGCCGAGGGGCTGATCCTCCCCTATCTCGACATCCCCTTCCAGCATGCCAGTCCCAAGGTGTTGAAGGCGATGCGCCGCCCCGCCAACGAGGCCCGCGTGCTCGAGCGGCTGGTCCAATGGCGCCGCGAAGTGCCGGACATCGCCATCCGCTCCTCCTTCGTCGTCGGCTTCCCCGGTGAGACCGAGGAGGATTTCGAATATCTCCTCCAATGGTTGGCCGAAGCCCGCCTCGACCGCGTCGGCGCGTTCCGCTTCGAACCGGTCGAGGGCGCGCCGGCCAACGACCTTCCCGGCCACGTCTCGCCGGAGGTCAAGGAAGAGCGCTACGCCCGCGTGATGGAACTGACCGCCCGCATCTCGGCCGAAAAGCTGGCGGCCAAGGTCGGCACGGAGGTCGAGGTCATCATCGACGCGGTCGATGCCGAAACCGGCGGTGCGACCGGTCGCAGCAAGGCCGACGCGCCTGAGATCGACGGCGAAGTCCACCTGCGCGACGCGGGGCACCTAGCCGCCGGCGACTTCGCGACGGTGATGGTCGAGGAAGCCGACGAACACGACCTGTTCGGCGTGCCGGTCGAGGAGCAAGCAATTGAGGCGGCTCGAGGATAA